The Methanococcoides methylutens genome segment TGGAATTGCAGCCTCACACGAGCATCTTGGAGATGAAACCTCGAGGACCATAACAGAACTCGAAGAAGTTGGAGCTACAGCTCTTAAGGACGAATCGTATGAAAAGGCTGATGAAATGGTCCAGCAGGTCATTATTTCACTTCAGGAGATATGCATATCTTCAATGCGTTCAGAACTCACAGTGCCTGTCAGTGCAGTTGGAACTGCTTTTTCAAGAATAGAAAAATACGATGAAGCTGCAAGCATGATACAGGATTCTGTAATGGATATTGCAGAATACAAAACAGGCGATGATAAGTTTTATCAGATCTTTTTAGAGAAATATGACGGGGAAGTTTACTAAATCCTGCCTTACTTTTTTAAGGCCAATGGAATGTCTGGACGTCGAAGAGTATAATTTTGTACAAATATTATGCGATCAACTATGTTCAGTAATAACTTTTTCAAATTCATCCGGTTTCTCAGGATAAAATACAAAACTTCGATTCTTTGTATTTACTTTGAGTAAAGTGGAATGTTTGAGCCTTCTCTCCAGATTAAAAAATAGTGCGATGAATAAAGAAATTAACATCGATTGTGAGAGGATTAAGCGAATTAATGCATCCATTGGAGCATGCTGTATCTGATACATTTGGATATCAGAAAATACACCATAGAAAAGATAGACCGACATACCTACCATAATCAGGTACCATATATATCTAAACGTAAAATGATAGTTACGTTTGATCAAGGTTTCTGTTATGTCTTTCTTATTCAGGATTGTGGAACCAAAAAAGGGACGGTGAATTTTTACCATATCGTTTGTCAACTCCACAGTAGTGCGATCCCATAGAATTAAGGCCACAACTCCCAGATACCATGTAACATAGGCTAAGATTTCAAAACCATCGATGAAGATACCCAGAACAAAAAAGAAAAATGCTATCATTAGAAGACTTATCATCTTCACAAGACTGTGATCTCTGGCTATATCCACGCGAATTATATTCCCCGGACCGGGTTGCACATCCATTTTGAATCTCCGCATTTTATTAACAATGCCTCTTTGTTCTTCAACTGCTTTATTATTATACAAAAAATACCAGAACTTCACAGAATTATTTTAGCTTATTATATTAAAATCAAGAAACTATATAAATTTTAGGACGGAGAACAAAACTAGAGATTTATGATTTTTTTATTTTGCCTTAAATAAGCTATTCTCAGCCATGGAAACTATATGTATAGTTTGAAAAATAAAATAGTATAATACCATGGAAACCTCGGACGAACTTTTACTTATAGCCCCGTGCGGGATGAACTGCGGCATCTGCACGGCTTACCTGAGAGAGAAAAATAAGTGCCCAGGCTGTAGAAGATTAGATGTTACTAGCTCCAAATGCAAACAGATCAAGCACTGTCCTACTTTTAAAAATGGCAGGGCACAATTCTGTTTTGAGTGTGAAAAGTTCCCCTGCAGCAGATTGAAACAGTTAGATGAAAGGTATCGAACCAAATACCATATGAGCATGATCGAAAATCTCGAGAATATCAGAGAATTTGGTTTAAAGCAATTCGTGAAAAATGAAAAGACAAGATGGACCTGTCCTGAATGTGGAGGAACTATTTGTGTACATGGGGGAGCCTGTTCCAGCTGTGGAAAAAGGAAAGAATGAGTTCTTTGAAATACGCAGATCTGACATTCGACCCTAAGAATATGTTAATCGCTATGGACATAACATATATGTATTGTAATAGTCTTCTAATCCATACTAAATAATCAATTATATAGGTGTTTTTAATGGAACTTAACGGAGTAGAGATCGAAGATACATTCGCAGAGGCCTTTCCAATCAAGATGGCCCGTGTACTGATCACAGCCGCAACAATGCGCTGGGCAACAGTTGCAGCTCAGGAAGCAACCGGGTTTGGAACATCCGTCATTGGATGCCCTGCTGAAGCCGGCATCGAGATGTTCGTAGACGGTAGTGAGACACCAGACGGCAGACCAGGTGTTTATATCCAGATCTACACTTTCGGATACAAGTCACTTGAAGGTCAGCTCCTTGAGCGCATTGGCCAGTGTGTCCTCACAGCACCAACAACCGCAGTGTTCAACGGTTTCCCTGATGCAGAGAAGCAGTTCGACACCGGAAACAAGCTCAGGTACTTCGCAGACGGAACAGAGTCCCAGACAGAGGTCGGCGACCGCAAGATGCACGTAATCCCAATGATGGAGGGTGACTTCCTTGTAGAAGATTCCATTGGTGGAATAGAAGCTATTGCAGGTGGAAACTTCTTCATCTTCGCAGACTCACAGATGAACGCTCTTACCGCAGCAGAGAATGCAGTTGATTCTATCCAGGCTGTCGAGGGTGTAGTCACACCATTCCCAGGCGGAATAGTTGCAAGCGGTTCCAAAGCAGGAGCAAACAAGTACAAATTCCTCAAAGCAACAGCTAATGAGAAATTCTGCCCAAGCATCAAGGACAAGGTAGAAGGTTCAGAGATCCCTGCAGACGTCAACTGTGTCTATGAGATCGTCATCAACGGTGTGGACGCAGACGCTATCAACGAAGCAATGGCAGCAGGTATCGAAGCAGCTGTAACAGTCCCAGGTGTCAAGAAGATCACCGCAGGTAACTACGGCGGAAACCTCGGACCACACAAGTTCAACCTTCACGACCTTCTATAAGGTCGTTCTTTTTTCTCTTTTCTTTTTTGGTTTCTTTTAGGATTTCTGCTCAGACTTTACCAAACCCATACATTTAAGTCTTAGAATTTCAGAGGTGAAACCATGCAGGAATACCTACGTTCTACTGAGATAATCGACTGGGACCATCCAAAAGTCGAAAAACTGGCAAAGGAACTTGCTTTAGGGCTGGATGACCCTATCGAAATAACAAGGAACTGTTTTGAGTGGGTAAGGGATGAGATATATCACAGTCATGACCACTGCATGAACCCCATCACACTGAAAGCTTCAGAGGTTCTGGAAGCAGGTACCGGTTACTGTTATGCAAAAAGCCATCTGCTTGCAGCTTTATTGAGAGCAAGTTCCATTCCCACAGGGTTTTGCTACCAGCGTCTGAGCAGGGATGAAAATGGTGAACCTTTCTGTCTCCACGGATTAAATGCTGTCTACCTAGCTGAGACAGGCTGGTATCGCATCGATGCAAGAGGTAATAAGAAAAGTATTGATGCACAGTTCAACCCTCCTGAAGAGGTGCTTGCATATGAAATAAAGGTAGGAGGTGAAGCTGACCTGCCGGAAATATGGCCAGACCCATTACCTGTCATCGTCGATGTGCTGACAAAATACGATAATTATGAAGATGTCTGGGAAAATCTTCCTGACATCCCATTGATACAAAAACCATCATTCAAAAAACAATGAGCAATAGGTCAATTCAAAGACCTATCGCCGTAAGACCTGCACTGATCAAGTCTATTGGATTATGCCCTGTTACCTGGACCATAACATAAACACCAAGGAACGTACCAATGGTGCTTCCAATATTGGCAAATGCAGCTACCATGATCACACGGAAGAAATTGTTTTGCTGAAGCTCTTTGAAACTTTCAAGCTTGACAACTTCCTTAAGGTCTTCAGTAGTAGGTTTCCTCTGTTTAGCTTCCATCAGTCCTGCAAACCATCCTGCAGCCATCATCGGGTTCAGGGATGTGAGCCATGCCACAAGGAAAGCAGTGATGATCGAATACGGATGTCCTTTTGCAAGGGCAGCTCCGATGGAACTTAAGATCCCGTTTATGATGAACCACCAGCCAAAGGCCAGGAGCAACAGCTCAATCGGTGTACCTGACATTATCAGCAACGCGAAGGTTGCAATAGCCAGAGCCACGATTCCAATCCCGAGAACCTTCATGAAACTGAAGCGCTTCTGGGGAAGCTCGGTAAGTGAGGACATTGGAGGTATGGACTTTGGATCCTTGAGATATTTCTCGACCCCTGTCTTATGTCCGGCACCAAGAACTGTAACTATCTTCTTGTTGCCGCCTTTGGCGATCTTGACGAGATTCCCTGCAATGTAAGCATCTCTCTCATCTATCAGAACAGCAGCAGCATTCGGAGATGCAGCACGCAGCTCATCTGTGAGCATGGTAACCATGTCCTGATTGGTGATGTTATCAATATCAATGTTCTTTGATGAACCGATCCCTAAAGCAGAAGCAACGAGGGTTACAACAATATTCAGTTTTTCAAAGAAACCCATCTTGCTCCAGAAACGCTGGAGGGTCAGCTGGATATCACGATCAACAAGCGCTATTTTTGCTCCACTGGCTTCTGCAGCATCAATGGCAGTGATCATCTCAGCACCAGGCTGGACACCCATTTCATCTCCGATCTTCTTCTGCACATAGGCAAGCAACAGATGTACAAGGAAATAGTAGATCTTACCACCGCTTAGAATATCCTTGATGGGTATCTCTGAATCCTTAACTTCACCTTTCAGCGAATCATATCTGCTTTTGCAAAGCTCTACAGCCACTATATCAGGTTTCTCGCGCTCAATAGTGTCTTTTACCTCATTGACACTCTTCTCCGAAACATGTGCGGTTCCCACGATGATAATCTGGGAAGGCTGGGGAGCAGTCTGAAGAGCATCCGGTTGCTTTACCATGGGAGCAAGAGAAGACGTCTGTGAAAAAGTTACATCGCCCTGGCCTGAATAGATCGAACCCGATACCGTATCGTAATTATAATTAGAAGCAGCTTTCTGAGAATCCGTGATGATCTGTTCATCTGATTTCTCTTCTGCTGTTTTGTAGGTCATACTGTCCATTTTCTACATCACTCGTTCAATAACATCATTGTATGCATCAGGTCGGTCCTGGAAAGGATACCAGACACAGAACCATTTTCATCGACCACCAATACCCTGCCGATGTTGTTAGAGACCATCAGCTTAAAAGCATCTGCGGCAGTCGCCTCTTTTGGTATCGTTACAATATCTTTTGTCATAACATCGGACACCAATACACTGTAACGGTCCAGAGGCATTACCTTGCGCACATCTGTAAATGTGATAATACCTTTTAAAGTGTTGTGTTCTATCACAGGATATCCCATATGCTTTTTTTCGAACATGAACTGGGTCAGATCATCGATTGTCAATGAAGGCTCTACCGAGACAATATCCTTTGTCATAACTTCACTGACAGGTACTTTCTCAAGGGTCACTGTAACAGCTGTGGAACGGTCCTCACCTGATGCTCCCATGTAAACAAAGACAGCAATGAGGATAAGCCAGGGATTCCAGGGATTTGATAACAGACCCAGCATTCCCAGCAGGAATGCGAACATCTTACCGACACCTGCTGCTGCATGAGTTGCCTGTATGTAGGGCATCTTCCTTGCAAACCATGCACGAAGTATGCGTCCGCCGTCCATAGGAAAAGCAGGGAGCAGGTTGAACATACCAAGGACAATATTGATGGAACCTAGCATCTGTACCAGCCTGAATATGACCGAATCCGCAAACGAAGAAACAGCACCAGCTACTGCAAAATTGAGCAGTAGCAACGAGCCTCCGATAATAAAACTGACCAAAGGACCTGCAAAGGCCATCTTTGCTTCCTGACCCGGATCCCTCGGAATCTCCTCCATTGAAGAGACACCACCTATCAGGAACAAAGTTATATCTGTGATCTTAACACCGTACTTCTTCGCAAGATAAGAATGCCCAAGTTCATGAAGCAGAACACAACCAAAGAGAAGTATAGTTGTCAAAAAAGATAAGGCATATCCCAGTGATGCTGGAACTACATCATTGAATCCATAGGGTGCCGGATTCATGGCAAAAATAATTGCAAAGAATGGAAGAACTAAAAGAAATGTTATGTGTATCTTAATAGGAATACCGATAATTGTTCCAATTTTGAAAG includes the following:
- a CDS encoding DUF3795 domain-containing protein; its protein translation is METSDELLLIAPCGMNCGICTAYLREKNKCPGCRRLDVTSSKCKQIKHCPTFKNGRAQFCFECEKFPCSRLKQLDERYRTKYHMSMIENLENIREFGLKQFVKNEKTRWTCPECGGTICVHGGACSSCGKRKE
- the fhcD gene encoding formylmethanofuran--tetrahydromethanopterin N-formyltransferase, which gives rise to MELNGVEIEDTFAEAFPIKMARVLITAATMRWATVAAQEATGFGTSVIGCPAEAGIEMFVDGSETPDGRPGVYIQIYTFGYKSLEGQLLERIGQCVLTAPTTAVFNGFPDAEKQFDTGNKLRYFADGTESQTEVGDRKMHVIPMMEGDFLVEDSIGGIEAIAGGNFFIFADSQMNALTAAENAVDSIQAVEGVVTPFPGGIVASGSKAGANKYKFLKATANEKFCPSIKDKVEGSEIPADVNCVYEIVINGVDADAINEAMAAGIEAAVTVPGVKKITAGNYGGNLGPHKFNLHDLL
- a CDS encoding transglutaminase-like domain-containing protein; this translates as MQEYLRSTEIIDWDHPKVEKLAKELALGLDDPIEITRNCFEWVRDEIYHSHDHCMNPITLKASEVLEAGTGYCYAKSHLLAALLRASSIPTGFCYQRLSRDENGEPFCLHGLNAVYLAETGWYRIDARGNKKSIDAQFNPPEEVLAYEIKVGGEADLPEIWPDPLPVIVDVLTKYDNYEDVWENLPDIPLIQKPSFKKQ
- a CDS encoding TraB/GumN family protein, whose protein sequence is MTYKTAEEKSDEQIITDSQKAASNYNYDTVSGSIYSGQGDVTFSQTSSLAPMVKQPDALQTAPQPSQIIIVGTAHVSEKSVNEVKDTIEREKPDIVAVELCKSRYDSLKGEVKDSEIPIKDILSGGKIYYFLVHLLLAYVQKKIGDEMGVQPGAEMITAIDAAEASGAKIALVDRDIQLTLQRFWSKMGFFEKLNIVVTLVASALGIGSSKNIDIDNITNQDMVTMLTDELRAASPNAAAVLIDERDAYIAGNLVKIAKGGNKKIVTVLGAGHKTGVEKYLKDPKSIPPMSSLTELPQKRFSFMKVLGIGIVALAIATFALLIMSGTPIELLLLAFGWWFIINGILSSIGAALAKGHPYSIITAFLVAWLTSLNPMMAAGWFAGLMEAKQRKPTTEDLKEVVKLESFKELQQNNFFRVIMVAAFANIGSTIGTFLGVYVMVQVTGHNPIDLISAGLTAIGL
- a CDS encoding CBS domain-containing protein → MANSFKIGTIIGIPIKIHITFLLVLPFFAIIFAMNPAPYGFNDVVPASLGYALSFLTTILLFGCVLLHELGHSYLAKKYGVKITDITLFLIGGVSSMEEIPRDPGQEAKMAFAGPLVSFIIGGSLLLLNFAVAGAVSSFADSVIFRLVQMLGSINIVLGMFNLLPAFPMDGGRILRAWFARKMPYIQATHAAAGVGKMFAFLLGMLGLLSNPWNPWLILIAVFVYMGASGEDRSTAVTVTLEKVPVSEVMTKDIVSVEPSLTIDDLTQFMFEKKHMGYPVIEHNTLKGIITFTDVRKVMPLDRYSVLVSDVMTKDIVTIPKEATAADAFKLMVSNNIGRVLVVDENGSVSGILSRTDLMHTMMLLNE